GTCGACAGCGATTCGATCCGCCCCGCCTCGCGCAGCGCGAAGAACAGAGTCTTGCCGTCCTGGCTCCACGCAATTTCCTCGGCCCCGCCAAAGGGCTTGGACGGGCTGTCCCCAACCAGCGCGCCCATCACCGACACGGCCTTCCCGCCGCTGAGCGGCATGACGAAGATCTGCGAGCGCTGCCCGTCCGCCCATGCATCCCAATGGCGCACGAAAAGCTGGTCATAGACGCGGCCCGTGCCTGCGCTGGGCGGCGTGGCGGGCTTCACATCGTCGATGGTCTTCGCGCCCACCGGCCGATCCGCCCACAGCGCCACCCGGTCACCGCCCGGACTCAGCAAAAAGCCCGAAATGCCACCGGGCGCCCGCGTCACCTGTTCGCTCTGGCCGCCCGCGACGGGCGCGCGCCACAATTGGTCATCCCCGCTCTGGTTGGACATATAGTAAAGCATCCGGCCATCCGCTGAAAAGGCCGGCGCGCTTTCATTCTTGTCCGCGATGGAGGCGATCATGCGCGGCGCCGCGCCCGGCTTGCTCAAATCCAGCAGATAGAGGTCCGTCCACCCCTTGTTCCCCACAAGGTCGGTCGTCCGCAACTGATAGGCCAGCCATTGCCCGTCGGGCGATACCGTCGGCGCGGACACGCGATTGAGGCTGACCATATCGCTGGGCGTGAACGGCCGGGCAGATGCCGGCGCGATGGCCAGCGCGGCTTGGGCCAAGGCCAGCGCGCCCAGCCCGACATGCAGAAGATTTTTCATGGAGTGACACCCTCGGATCGGATCGCACGGCGCAGAAGGGCGCACGTCGACAGCTATGAGAAAGGGTGTAAGCCGCGCCTGTGCCGCTCGCAAGGATCAATCACAAGCGCGTAATAAAGAAACAAAAAGCTGGAAGAGTCAGAAGGCCGGGCAAGCGCGCAACGGCGATTAAACGCAATGGCTCGACGGGATCGAGCGAATCACCGCCTGTTTCGACCTTCAACGGCCGGTGATGCGGGCGATTTCCTTGGCCACCATCTCTTCGACCATCTGCGGCAACCGCGCATCCAGCCAGTCCTTCAGCATCGGCTTCAGCAGCGAACGAACCAGACCGTCCAGCGTATTGTCCTCGCCTTCCTTCGGCGCCACCAGCATGGACGACAGGGCCGACAGCGAATGACGGGCCGCAACCTCGCTCTCTACCGAGAGGATGGATGCGTCGCTTTCCTCAGCCACCGGGCGGGGCGCGCGGGATGTACGATGGGCAGGCATGGGTTCCTCCGCAGCGACCTCGTCGGTCAGTTCCAACACTTCATCCATCGTTGCTTCGCTCGCCTGCTCCACCGCAGCGTCCGGCGCGGCGGGCGCTCGCGGCGCCGCCTTGGGCACGGCTTCACCGCGCACCCGGCGCGGCAGGGTCTGCACGACCTCCTCGCCCTCTTCCGCGATGATCCGCTTGATGGAAGAGAGGATGTCCTCCATCGAGGGTTCCTTGCTCATGTCACCCATGGTTAACCCCCAATCCCGTCCCGTTAACGCATTTTCTGCCCAGCATTTTGCAAGACGCTGCCCTATCGGCCGACTGCAAAGATGCTTAATAGCAGAACCTAGGAACTCATGCCGAGGTTAAAATTGCGTTAAGGCTTCGCCAATGCGGGGTCCACATTGGCGTTTTGCGCCGGCGAGTCAACGGTCCGCGTCGATTGCAACTTGGGCGCGGGGCCGAAATCCCAGTCGAACCACTTGCCCTTCACCCGGTCATAATTAACCATCGGGTCGTACAGCGTGCCGGCATCCAGATTGAGGTTGCCCGCTTCCGCATGGCCCATGGCGGCCAGCAGGCTGAAACCCGCGACATAGGCGTTGCGCCGCGCCGTCACGAGCTGGACCTTCGCGTTCACCGCTTCCTGCTCGGCATTCAAAATGTCGAGGATGGTACGGCTGCCGACCGTATTTTCCGCTCGCACGCCTTCCAGCGACAGGTTCGCGGCATCGACCGCCTTCTGGTTCGACTGGATGCTCTCCAGCGAGGCTTGCCAACTTGCATAGGCGGAACGGGTCTGCGCGATCACACCGCGTTCGACCTCGATCTCCTTCTCCATCGCCTGCGACTCGAGCGCCTTGTTGCGCCGCACCTGCGCCGCCGGGCGACCGCCCTGATAGAGCGGGATATTGAGCTGAACGCCCGCCGCCGCCTGCTTGTTGATCTGCGATCCGTTGAAGCTGCCGCTCAGCGTGTCGAGATAATTGGTGTACCCCCCCTGGGTGAAGGCGGTCACCGTCGGCAGCACCGTACCCTTCGCGGCGCGTACATCGATACCCTGTGCTTCGCGCAGCTTTTGCGCGGCAAGAATGTCGGGATTGTCCTTGAGCGCCACCTGCACGGCCGTATCCACGCTCGCGGGCAGGCCCGGCAGGGGCGGCGGCGATTCCAGATTGTCCGGCGCTTCGCCCACCAGCGCGATGTAATTTTCACGGCTGGAAATCAGATTGGCTTCCGCATTCTGCAGATCGGACCGGGCCAGCGCCAGACGCGACTCGGACTGGGCAACGTCGGTGCGGGTCACGTCGCCAACCTCGAACCGGTCGCTCGTCGCCTGGAGATTGACCTCCAGCGCGTTCACATTGGCCTGATTGAGCGCAACGACCGCACCGTTGCGGATGACGTCCATATAGGCGGCGACAACTTGGGAGAAAACGCTGGATTCCGTACCGCGCAGGTCGGCCTGCCCCGCCGCGACTCGCGTCTTGGCAGCCTTGATGCTGTTCCGCACACTGCCGCCCGAATAGATCGGCACGCTGAGCTGGGCGTTGGTGTCCAACGTCCGCTGGGGCGAGGTGAAGCTGATCGTCGGCTTCAATATGCTTTCGGTGTAGGTGCCCGTCACATTCAGCGCCGGCCGCCCCGAAGCCTTCTGAAGCGGTACGGTTTCATCTGTCGCCCGCAGCCCGGCCCGCGCCCCGTTCAGCGTCGGGTTGTACCGATAGGCCTTGGCGAGCGCGCCCTGCAACGTCTCCGCCTGGGCCGCCCCCGCCATGGCGGAGGAGATGAGCAGCAAAACCGATGCGGCGCCGCGGCGAACAGCCTGATGTCGTGCCGTCATGTCCCCCCCAAACTGTTCCTCTAGAACACAAATCGCTCCGGAGCGGCAAAGCCCGGAAGCACCACCATTTCCAGATCGGCAAGGCTGGCAAGCCCCAAAGCGCCAGCCACCACACGACCGCTGCACAAACGTGTGACGCCACGCTCGACAATTCCCGTCACCACGCGCGCGCCATCGGCAAGCTGCCCGACGAGCGCGGCGGGGACTTCCTCCACTGCGCCTTCGATGAACAGCACGTCATAGGGCGCACCGGCAGGCGCACCGGCGTTCAGCGGACCGCGCACGACAGTGACGCCCGCAACCGAAATCTCCGGCCCGCCTTCTTCCTCGACCGCGGTCACCTTCGTCCCCATCGTCGCGAGCAAGGCGGCGCTGTAGCCGGTGGCGGCGCCGACCAGCAGCACCTTGTCGCCCGGCGCGATCTGGGCTTCCTTCAGCAGGCGCCCGGTGATCAGCGGCGGATTGAGCGAGCGACCGTTATCCAGCGGAATCGGGCGGTCGACATAGGTCATCGCCCGGCGCTCAACCGGCACGAAATCCTCACGCGCGACATGCGCCATCGCCGCGATCACGCGCTGATCGTCCACATCGCTGGTGCGAAGCTGGCTTTCGACCATGGCGGTCCGCATCGATGAAAAATTCTGCTCGGTCACGACAATTCCTCGATTGGCACAACTGTATTGCGATGACAATACAGCAAAGACATAATCGGACCTCTAAATCAGCGAACAGGCCACGCCAAGCGGCTTTGCGCCCCTCGCGTCCAGAATCTTGCCGGAAACTTCGAAGACAATATCACAGCCCCGCTTGACTTTGCATCAAAAGCCGCACATTTGCGGCCACCCACGCCGAGGCCCGATGGCGGAGTGGTGACGCAGCGGACTGCAAATCCGTGCACGCCGGTTCGATTCCGGCTCGGGCCTCCAGATTGCTGTCAGCCAACGCTCGCTGATAATTGAAAAAACCCCTTATTTCCGCTAGTTTACAGGTAATCGCTGGTTGGCAGCGACCGCCTCTATTTGCCTGTGACCGCAGACGATGGGGGCCTACCTTGGGGGCCTCGCGAGGCCCCCACAGCATCGAGGCCCCCAATGGCGCTGACCGATACGGCAATCCGAAACTCCAAGCCAAAAGCGAAGCCTTACAAGGTGACAGATTCTCAGGGGCTTTACCTACTGGTCAACCCAAAGGGCAGCAAGCTGTGGCGCCTCAAATACCGAATGAATGGCGTGGAGCGCAAACTGGCACTGGGGTCTTACCCGGAGATCACGCTAGCCGAGGCGCGCGCGGCGCGCGATGCCGCCCGCAGACAGCTTGCTCATTCAATTGATCCGAACAGTGCCAAACGGCAAGCGCGGATCGAGGCAAGCATCCGCGCCAACAACACCTTCCGCAGCGTGGCCGAGGAACTGATCGAGAAGAAAACGCGGGAGGGGCTGGCGGAACCGACGCTGGAAAAGATGCGCTGGTTCGTGAAGCTGCTTGGCACCGATTTCGGCAAGCGTCCCATAACGGAGATCACGCCGCAGGAACTGCTGCATGAACTGAGGAAACATGAACGACGGGGTCGGCTGGAGACGGCGAATCTCTTGCGATCCTTCGCCAGTCGCGTGTTTCGCTATGCGGTAGCAACGGCACGGGCCGAGCGCGACCCGGCTCAACTGCTAATAGGTGCGCTGACCACAGCAAAGGTCAAACACTTCCCGGCTATCACCGATCCAGCCACGTTCGGCGCATTGCTCCGGGCAATAGAGGATTATCAGGGCGACCCCGCCGTCATATATGCCCTGAAACTCACGCCGCATGTGTTCCAGCGCCCCGGTGAAATCCGACAGTTGGAATGGAAGGAGGTCAACTTCGACAAAGCGGTCTGGATCATTCCCGAAGAGAAGATGAAGATGCGCCAGCCCCATTCGGTGCCCTTGTCCCGGCAAGCGTTGGCGATCCTTTCGGAGATGCGTTCCCTGTCCGGCTCCGGGCGCTACGCCTTTCCATCGATACGGACGCGCGCGAGGCCGATCAGCGATAACACGATCAACGCGGCATTGCGGCGCATGGGTTATTCGAAGGACCAGATGACCGCGCACGGCTTCCGCACGTCCGCGTCCTCGCTCCTGAACGAATCGGGCAAATGGAATCCCGACGCCATCGAGCGGGCACTCGCCCATATGGTCGCGGGCAGCGTGCGACGTATTTACAACCAGTCCGCATATTGGGGCGAACGTATTGAAATGGCGCAATGGTGGAGCGATTATCTGGACCAGTTGCGCGATAGCGGCAACGCACCAATCCGCCGATGAGGGATAGATGATGGATCGCAATGACGATGACCGTTCACTTCGGAGAATCGCCTTGCGCATCCTGAATGAAAATGAAGATCAGGCGCGCGATGAACTGGATAGCGTCATCCAAGCGGTGGAAGATCACATAGGGCGGCAATCATCCGTCTATACTTGGTCCGTTCCGGTCATTCTCATCATTCCCGCATTATGCCTGATACTCTCCATTTTCGTAGCGCTGGCATCCAAAGCGGTTGCCGATACCCTTTTGAACATAGCCATCGCAGCTTGCCTCATTCCGCTGTTCATGGCGTGGCTCTGGCGTCGTTTCCAATACGGGACCGGCAGGCTGCGAAAGCCGCGAGAGGCAATCTACGCAAACGCCAGCGACGAGACGCGGGAAGCGCTTGAAAAGCTCTTTGCCTATCTCCAGCGCGAAAGCGCACCAAGGGCCTACTACCGCAACTGGAGGGGCACCCCGATTTATCTGGAGCGCCGTTATTTCTTCGGGAATTTGCGAGTCCTGCTTTTATCGGAATTTGCCGCCGTCCGGGCGCTTTGCCTCGCACCGGGCGGGAACCGGATTTCCGGGGCTATCAAGATCGAAAAAGACCCCGACGAGGTTATCAAGGAACTCGGCATCAAGCCCAAGCGGGCCGGTGGTCCAGGCCGGAACGCGAAATATGCCTATAGTGACGCTCTTATATCTCTGATCGGCGACGCTCGACTTAGCGCGCTGGACATGAGCAACCGGACAGCGGCGATCAGGGCAATCAAGAAATGGCTATCGGAATGGTTTGAGGAACATGCTGACGAAACCGGGGACGTGCCACGCAGCGACCTTCTGGCTCCCTATGCGGAAAAAATTTGCGCGCATCTGGAGAAAATCGCGCTTCCCAAGGGCCGTTAACCGACACCTTGCTGATTCCAGCGAACCTGACTCGCAATTCCCGCTGATGGCCGACACCAGAATGACCGGTCTGCGGCAAGCGACTCAGGAAAGCTGCCCCTACCCTTGCAGAGGAACCCGCCGCGCCGCAGACGACCAGAAATTGCCGTCTGCCCTCGACCCGATGAATGCCCGTAGCTGACATTGCTATCGTGCAATATGGGTTCGCTCAGAAGCGCATGAATGAGCCCTAACACGCAGATTTGGATCGCAATTCTCTCATGCCTGCTGTTGGGCGGAATTTCCTGCTTCGTCCTTATATGGCTGACATATAAATTCATGCGACTAAACCGTGGAACAGCGACCTTGGTGGGCGTAATCCTGTTCGCGGCTCTGTTCATGATAGGCGGGTATTTCGCGGTTATGGCACAGCCTGAGTCGGGTGCAGCTTTCGTGATGATGCTTGGAGCATCTATCACCTTATTATCCGGACTTGCGGCAGGGCCTCTCGCTTTTATCGCCACCACTCGAAACGTAGAGACCTAAAGCGGCAGTAGAGGACGACATGACACATTACGAAGAGATTTCGATGGCGGCGTTCGGTCGCGAGGCCATGAATGAAATTTATGCCATCTATAACGCGAGGAAGGGCGGGTACGAGAATGTCGACCGAGCAGCTGTAAAGAGGGTTCTTGACCGGTTTCCCGATGCGACGGACAAAGAAAAGGACACCGTAGAAACGTGGGCGGCTATTCAAACTAGATGAGAAGCAGCGTCGTCGCCATTGGGCTTATCCTCGCATCATGTTCAAAGCCGTCGGCACACGACTTCGCGGTGCTGGCAGAGCGATGCGAATGTCTCAATGGAGGCATGTGTATCAGGGTCAATCCGACACCTGAGAAGAAGGAAATGAGCAATCAGCAGTGCCGCAAGATGGGATGGTTCGATAACCGAACCTACTGCACTTTTGATTTAAAGACGTACGACACGGATGATCGGCTGAATAAGCATGCTCTTTCGACAACCCATGCCTTTTCCATCATGGGAACCAGCGAACGAGGACAAGAGTGCGTTGCTCAGTCATCAATTGGCCCCATTTAGCAGCTCACGATAATCTGAAATTCCCCAGATTTATGCGGTTTTCTGTCACCGTGAAATGACCGTTATCGCGCTACGCCTCCCCGTGAGCGGTCAGTCCCGAATCCACCCAGCATCGCCGTCCCTTGTCCACGAATCGGATTGCGCCGGCGACAAGCCGCTGTTCCGGTTACTGGTGGGTAAGCCGCTCGACAGATTTCCGAAGGGAGCTGACGGGCTGGTTGCGACATGAGCCGATCGGAATGATCCTCTGCCATGCCCAAGATGGGTGGATTCAAGACGGTCGGGTTTCGGAATGGATCGAGCGACTTGCGGACATTCGATGAGAATGTAACACCCTTCTTCATGCTTGGTATTTCGATCAAACTTATGGCTGCTGCTATGGCCGGTGCCATCCCAGCCAATCCGCTCGATATTCCTGTTGAGTTGGTCAAACCGGAAGTCGCGGCAGCGCAGGTCGCCGCGTGCGGCATGAAGAACGTCCGTTCAAAGCTTGATGACACTCTTCAAGAGGATGTGATCGAAGTGGGAGATGTATCCGCTTCGGAAGAACAGCTAAGGTGCGTAGCCCGTGCTTCGCTGGTTTCACGCTACTATGTAGTGTTTCCATTGTCGGTAGAGCGGGGCTACCAGGCGGTGTACCAGCGCTTGTCGAATGAAAAAGACAAGGCTGACGCAAAGGCTTGGTTAGAGAAGAGAGGGCTACTCTCCCGGTTGCCAACTTATGACCCCAAACATTCTGATGAGGTGGCTTTCGTTCGTGAACTCGAAGCGATGTGCGGCCCTGATGCAACTGGCACAATTAAAACCATGCATGGGATGGGCACCTTCGAAGGCGACGCCGTTTCGTCAGGCAAGTTAAACGACGGAACATTTTGGTGCCTCATAAATGG
This region of Sphingobium sp. EM0848 genomic DNA includes:
- a CDS encoding TolC family outer membrane protein; this translates as MTARHQAVRRGAASVLLLISSAMAGAAQAETLQGALAKAYRYNPTLNGARAGLRATDETVPLQKASGRPALNVTGTYTESILKPTISFTSPQRTLDTNAQLSVPIYSGGSVRNSIKAAKTRVAAGQADLRGTESSVFSQVVAAYMDVIRNGAVVALNQANVNALEVNLQATSDRFEVGDVTRTDVAQSESRLALARSDLQNAEANLISSRENYIALVGEAPDNLESPPPLPGLPASVDTAVQVALKDNPDILAAQKLREAQGIDVRAAKGTVLPTVTAFTQGGYTNYLDTLSGSFNGSQINKQAAAGVQLNIPLYQGGRPAAQVRRNKALESQAMEKEIEVERGVIAQTRSAYASWQASLESIQSNQKAVDAANLSLEGVRAENTVGSRTILDILNAEQEAVNAKVQLVTARRNAYVAGFSLLAAMGHAEAGNLNLDAGTLYDPMVNYDRVKGKWFDWDFGPAPKLQSTRTVDSPAQNANVDPALAKP
- a CDS encoding protein-L-isoaspartate O-methyltransferase, which encodes MTEQNFSSMRTAMVESQLRTSDVDDQRVIAAMAHVAREDFVPVERRAMTYVDRPIPLDNGRSLNPPLITGRLLKEAQIAPGDKVLLVGAATGYSAALLATMGTKVTAVEEEGGPEISVAGVTVVRGPLNAGAPAGAPYDVLFIEGAVEEVPAALVGQLADGARVVTGIVERGVTRLCSGRVVAGALGLASLADLEMVVLPGFAAPERFVF
- a CDS encoding integrase arm-type DNA-binding domain-containing protein produces the protein MALTDTAIRNSKPKAKPYKVTDSQGLYLLVNPKGSKLWRLKYRMNGVERKLALGSYPEITLAEARAARDAARRQLAHSIDPNSAKRQARIEASIRANNTFRSVAEELIEKKTREGLAEPTLEKMRWFVKLLGTDFGKRPITEITPQELLHELRKHERRGRLETANLLRSFASRVFRYAVATARAERDPAQLLIGALTTAKVKHFPAITDPATFGALLRAIEDYQGDPAVIYALKLTPHVFQRPGEIRQLEWKEVNFDKAVWIIPEEKMKMRQPHSVPLSRQALAILSEMRSLSGSGRYAFPSIRTRARPISDNTINAALRRMGYSKDQMTAHGFRTSASSLLNESGKWNPDAIERALAHMVAGSVRRIYNQSAYWGERIEMAQWWSDYLDQLRDSGNAPIRR
- a CDS encoding DUF2497 domain-containing protein — protein: MGDMSKEPSMEDILSSIKRIIAEEGEEVVQTLPRRVRGEAVPKAAPRAPAAPDAAVEQASEATMDEVLELTDEVAAEEPMPAHRTSRAPRPVAEESDASILSVESEVAARHSLSALSSMLVAPKEGEDNTLDGLVRSLLKPMLKDWLDARLPQMVEEMVAKEIARITGR